From a single Bacillus sp. NEB1478 genomic region:
- the nuoN gene encoding NADH-quinone oxidoreductase subunit NuoN, whose protein sequence is MDLDTLLSFDWGAMAPEFIILGTATLLSVIDLFMKKEASRKPIAWLAGAGVIAALVSVLMQLDHKVTSILFDTYRLDSFSIAFKILMLLGTALVLVLASSYKKDDIEENRGEFYYLLLTALLGAMMMASSADMITLFVGLELLSLSSYIMAGLEKRNKRSNESAFKYVVSGGIATAITLFGMSYVFGLTGETNLFLIAQNMQDPEILKHGVLLVFAFFMTFAGLTFKIAAAPLHMWAPDVYEGAPVPVTAFLSVVSKTAGFVILLRFIIITFIAAPGIDGDPLLLQVQPYVMVLAAVTMIVGNVTALKQRNIKRMFAYSSIAQAGYILVPFVSNSSLLFELIWFYLLAYLFMNIGAFTIIQVLTTQAKSNDISVFRSLFKRSPWLAVPMTIFLLSLAGIPITAGFVGKFGIFMGALGGQPAHYWIAGVMMIGTLISYVYYFNVMAVMFFRDGEVAKISVPPGLAAVLAFCAVSTVILGIMPDLALNFFYGNFDINEFFMRIEDITEHVH, encoded by the coding sequence ATGGATTTAGATACGCTTTTATCATTCGACTGGGGGGCAATGGCTCCAGAATTTATTATTTTAGGTACAGCAACATTGTTATCGGTAATCGATCTTTTTATGAAAAAAGAGGCGAGCCGAAAGCCGATCGCGTGGCTTGCAGGTGCGGGTGTTATCGCGGCGCTCGTTTCTGTTTTAATGCAACTTGATCACAAAGTAACGTCAATTTTGTTCGATACGTATCGGCTTGATTCGTTTTCCATTGCCTTTAAGATCTTGATGCTCCTTGGTACGGCTCTCGTTTTAGTTCTGGCATCGAGCTATAAAAAAGATGATATCGAGGAAAATCGAGGTGAGTTTTACTATTTGCTTCTGACTGCATTATTAGGAGCAATGATGATGGCGTCGAGTGCGGACATGATCACACTATTTGTCGGTCTCGAATTGCTTTCACTATCATCTTATATCATGGCAGGGCTTGAGAAACGCAATAAAAGAAGCAACGAGTCAGCCTTTAAATATGTTGTTTCAGGCGGAATCGCAACAGCGATCACATTGTTTGGAATGAGTTATGTTTTCGGTCTGACCGGAGAAACAAATTTGTTTTTGATTGCACAAAATATGCAGGATCCAGAAATATTAAAGCATGGGGTTCTGCTCGTATTCGCATTTTTTATGACATTTGCCGGGTTAACCTTCAAAATTGCAGCAGCCCCACTTCACATGTGGGCACCTGATGTATATGAGGGAGCACCTGTTCCAGTTACCGCATTTTTGAGTGTTGTATCAAAAACAGCTGGCTTTGTAATCTTGCTTAGGTTCATTATCATCACATTTATTGCCGCACCTGGAATCGATGGCGATCCGTTATTGCTGCAAGTTCAGCCATATGTAATGGTACTGGCAGCAGTGACGATGATCGTAGGTAACGTTACCGCTTTAAAACAGCGAAACATTAAGCGAATGTTTGCTTATTCATCTATTGCGCAAGCGGGATACATTTTAGTGCCGTTCGTATCCAACTCGTCTTTATTGTTTGAGCTCATCTGGTTCTACTTGCTGGCTTACTTGTTTATGAATATCGGTGCCTTTACCATTATTCAAGTTTTAACAACACAAGCGAAATCCAATGACATCAGCGTGTTCCGGTCACTGTTCAAGCGGTCGCCATGGCTCGCTGTACCGATGACGATCTTCCTCTTATCGCTTGCCGGTATTCCGATCACTGCAGGGTTTGTCGGAAAGTTTGGAATCTTCATGGGAGCACTCGGCGGACAGCCGGCTCATTACTGGATCGCAGGTGTTATGATGATAGGAACACTGATCTCCTATGTGTATTACTTTAATGTCATGGCAGTTATGTTTTTCCGTGACGGGGAAGTGGCGAAGATTTCCGTTCCTCCGGGCTTGGCAGCGGTTTTAGCATTTTGTGCTGTTTCAACAGTCATACTCGGCATCATGCCAGATCTCGCATTGAATTTCTTTTACGGAAACTTCGATATTAACGAATTTTTCATGCGAATTGAAGATATCACAGAGCATGTTCATTAA
- a CDS encoding DUF1146 family protein, whose product MVQIGQEALLHIIVHLIFLVIVWWAMQAFNFDAWIRKGKVVQARVLYILFVISIASLVSDFFLKYLQFSTNLSQLFG is encoded by the coding sequence ATGGTTCAAATAGGTCAAGAAGCTTTATTGCATATTATCGTACATTTGATTTTTTTAGTTATTGTTTGGTGGGCTATGCAAGCTTTCAATTTTGATGCATGGATCAGAAAAGGAAAAGTCGTTCAGGCACGAGTGCTGTATATTTTGTTTGTTATCAGCATAGCGAGTCTGGTGAGCGATTTCTTTTTAAAGTATTTACAGTTTTCCACGAATTTAAGTCAATTATTTGGATGA
- a CDS encoding YwmB family TATA-box binding protein, with translation MKKWTLAITAILLTIWITSGYAKTDDKTNEIPHIIDVLIKDGAKPDKWTMYFRGKLGFDSNGLGYLNQAEELKRQWPEFNWVVSEDASGHEKLSGELRNDDLQVTEKVTVITYPQKQQMESYFIYAVEGLVNTNQNWKEIKHLMNNRTKDSIGGNPNIFSCVTGTYGDKMVVDLYFKANELVQSFSGISVEELKEETFVSLSAYTEQWEQAIYTGHNHKMNLQVALRTEGMGSKTTVTIGTPIITSEY, from the coding sequence ATGAAAAAATGGACATTAGCGATTACAGCAATTTTGCTTACAATATGGATAACTTCTGGATATGCGAAAACAGACGATAAAACCAACGAAATTCCACATATAATAGACGTTTTAATAAAAGATGGTGCAAAGCCTGACAAATGGACGATGTATTTCAGAGGGAAATTAGGTTTTGATTCTAATGGACTAGGGTATTTAAATCAAGCAGAAGAGCTAAAACGCCAGTGGCCTGAATTTAATTGGGTGGTTTCAGAAGATGCATCTGGACATGAAAAATTATCCGGAGAGCTACGAAACGACGACCTGCAAGTAACCGAGAAGGTTACGGTTATCACTTACCCCCAAAAACAGCAAATGGAATCGTATTTTATTTATGCGGTTGAAGGACTTGTAAATACAAATCAAAATTGGAAAGAAATTAAACACTTGATGAATAACCGTACTAAAGACTCAATTGGAGGAAATCCCAATATTTTCTCTTGTGTCACGGGTACATACGGTGATAAAATGGTGGTTGATTTGTATTTTAAAGCAAATGAGCTGGTACAATCTTTTTCTGGAATTTCTGTAGAAGAACTAAAGGAAGAGACGTTTGTGTCACTGTCTGCATATACTGAGCAGTGGGAACAAGCGATTTACACTGGTCATAACCATAAAATGAATCTTCAGGTGGCGTTGAGAACTGAAGGAATGGGCAGTAAAACTACTGTCACAATTGGCACACCAATAATTACGTCTGAATATTAA
- the murA gene encoding UDP-N-acetylglucosamine 1-carboxyvinyltransferase → MEKIIVRGGRRLEGSVRVEGAKNAVLPVIAASILASKGKSTITEVPALADVFTINEVLRYLNLDVVFENGQIHVDATNELKTEAPFEYVRKMRASFLVMGPLLARVGLSRIALPGGCAIGSRPIDQHLKGFEAMGASVKIGNGFIEAKIDGRLQGAKIYLDFPSVGATENIMMAATLAEGTTVIENAAKEPEIVCLANYLNAMGATVIGAGTGTIRIVGAEELAGAEHAVIADRIEAGTYMVAAAITQGDVLIENAIAEHLRPLIAKMEEMGVMIHEEGQGLRVRGPEELKPVDIKTMPHPGFPTDLQSQMMALLLRANGTSVITETVFENRFMHVEEFRRMNGDIKIEGRSSVINGPVNLQGAEVASTDLRAGAALVLAGLVADGYTRVTELKHIDRGYVDFTGKLAALGADIERVNEDVQTKPAKEQSLKSNLA, encoded by the coding sequence TTGGAAAAAATCATTGTCCGTGGTGGTAGGCGGTTAGAAGGCTCTGTACGAGTTGAAGGAGCTAAAAATGCCGTACTTCCTGTCATCGCAGCATCCATTTTAGCAAGTAAAGGCAAGAGTACGATTACAGAAGTACCAGCACTCGCTGATGTATTTACTATCAATGAAGTGTTACGTTATTTAAATCTTGATGTTGTCTTTGAAAATGGTCAAATCCATGTGGATGCTACAAACGAACTGAAAACAGAGGCACCTTTTGAATATGTAAGAAAAATGAGAGCATCATTCCTAGTAATGGGACCGTTGCTTGCGCGTGTGGGACTATCCCGTATCGCATTACCAGGCGGATGTGCAATCGGATCACGTCCGATTGACCAGCATCTTAAAGGCTTTGAAGCAATGGGTGCTTCCGTTAAGATCGGGAATGGCTTTATCGAAGCTAAAATCGATGGCAGATTGCAAGGCGCGAAAATCTATCTGGACTTCCCAAGTGTAGGAGCTACTGAGAATATCATGATGGCAGCAACACTTGCAGAAGGAACGACAGTAATCGAAAACGCAGCAAAAGAACCTGAGATTGTTTGCTTAGCGAACTACTTAAATGCTATGGGCGCAACCGTAATTGGTGCAGGTACAGGAACAATCCGTATCGTCGGTGCCGAAGAACTTGCAGGCGCAGAGCACGCAGTAATCGCTGACCGTATTGAAGCAGGAACATATATGGTAGCAGCAGCAATCACACAAGGTGACGTTTTAATCGAGAATGCAATTGCTGAGCATTTACGTCCATTAATTGCCAAAATGGAAGAAATGGGTGTTATGATTCATGAGGAAGGTCAAGGACTTCGTGTTCGCGGACCTGAAGAATTAAAACCTGTTGATATTAAAACAATGCCACACCCAGGGTTCCCGACAGATCTTCAGTCTCAAATGATGGCGCTGTTGCTTCGTGCAAACGGAACAAGCGTTATTACGGAAACTGTATTCGAAAATCGTTTCATGCACGTGGAAGAATTCCGCCGTATGAACGGGGATATCAAAATCGAAGGCCGTTCATCAGTAATTAACGGACCTGTTAACCTTCAAGGTGCAGAAGTAGCATCTACTGATCTTCGTGCCGGCGCAGCACTTGTACTTGCTGGGCTTGTCGCAGACGGTTACACACGTGTTACTGAATTGAAGCATATTGATCGTGGATATGTTGATTTTACAGGAAAACTAGCAGCATTAGGCGCTGATATCGAGCGTGTTAATGAAGATGTACAAACAAAACCAGCAAAAGAGCAATCATTAAAAAGTAATTTAGCATAA
- a CDS encoding lmo0937 family membrane protein, whose protein sequence is MLWTIIGILVVLWLLGVVFKVAGGIIHILLVIALIVFLINLFRGRKSR, encoded by the coding sequence ATGCTTTGGACAATAATCGGAATTCTGGTCGTACTTTGGTTATTAGGTGTAGTATTTAAAGTGGCAGGCGGTATTATTCATATCCTTCTCGTAATTGCACTGATTGTATTTTTGATCAACCTTTTTAGAGGCAGGAAGTCGAGATGA